In Erigeron canadensis isolate Cc75 chromosome 1, C_canadensis_v1, whole genome shotgun sequence, a single window of DNA contains:
- the LOC122584778 gene encoding putative ALA-interacting subunit 2 isoform X2: MDVEVDERGGDVSTTAASPLVILHGASSSSSRRSKAIHQFTQQTLPACKPVLTPAWVIGTFFFMGVIFIPVGLISLHASQSVHEIVDRYDTECIPDMFKSNKVAYIKNASAPKSCHRYLKVHKPMKAPIYIYYQLDNYYQNHRRYVKSRSDEQLLRGLGYNKTGSCEPLALENGLPVVPCGLVAWSLFNDTYSFSRGTNKLEVEKKNIAWKSDRDHKFGKQVYPFNFQNSSFVGGGKLDTTIPLSDQEDLIVWMRTAAFPSFRKLYGRIEEDLEEDDIIVVHLMNNYNTYSFGGKKMLVLSTSSWLGGKNGFLGVAYIFVGSSAILIALIFLLLHVKNPRPYGDTMYLSGNRKEISR; encoded by the exons CTATACATCAGTTCACCCAACAAACTCTCCCTGCTTGTAAACCTGTTCTAACACCAGCATGG GTCATTGGGACATTCTTTTTTATGGGTGTCATTTTCATCCCTGTTGGGTTAATTTCTCTTCATGCTTCTCAAAGT GTTCATGAAATTGTGGATAGATATGATACTGAGTGTATTCCAGACATGTTTAAGAGCAACAAGGTAGCATATATCAAGAATGCATCAGCTCCGAAAAGTTGTCACCGTTATCTAAAG GTGCACAAGCCTATGAAAGCTCCAATTTATATCTATTATCAGCTGGACAACTATTACCAAAACCATAGGAG GTACGTAAAAAGTAGAAGTGATGAGCAGCTTCTACGTGGACTAGGATACAACAAAACAGGTTCCTGTGAACCTTTAGCACTTGAGAATGGTCTCCCAGTAGTACCTTGTGGATTAGTTGCATGGAGTTTATTTAACGACACCTATTCCTTTTCACGCGGGACAAACAAATtggaagttgaaaaaaaaaacatcgcATGGAAGAGTGACCGGGATCACAAATTTGGCAAACAGGTTTATCCCTTCAATTTCCAGAATAGCTCTTTTGTTGGTGGTGGAAAGCTAGATACAACTATCCCC CTTAGTGATCAAGAGGATCTCATTGTGTGGATGCGGACTGCTGCTTTTCCAAGTTTTCGTAAATTATATGGGAGAATTGAAGAGGATTTAGAAGAAGATGACATCATAGTAGTACATCTCATGAACAATTATAATACATACAGTTTTGGTGGGAAAAAAATGCTTGTACTTTCCACATCAAGCTGGTTAGGAGGAAAGAATGGCTTTCTTGGGGTAGCGTACATATTTGTTGGCTCATCTGCCATATTGATTGCCCTAATTTTCTTGTTGCTTCATGTCAAAAATCCAAG ACCATATGGAGACACAATGTATTTATCTGGCAACAGGAAGGAGATTTCTCGTTAA